The following proteins come from a genomic window of Sorex araneus isolate mSorAra2 chromosome 1, mSorAra2.pri, whole genome shotgun sequence:
- the HRCT1 gene encoding histidine-rich carboxyl terminus protein 1, which yields MQMPGLLGSLALVGLLAGAVMAVLMLLLLLATCLSPGQQDLDVERNPAPNVRRNRVWRPYPFRSRVRLGRFHHPHHPGHVSPMRHVGLSHHHVHHHHGRHHAHRGHH from the coding sequence ATGCAGATGCCAGGTCTCCTGGGGAGCTTGGCCCTGGTGGGCTTGCTCGCAGGTGCGGTTATGGCTGTCCTGATGCTGCTGCTACTACTGGCTACCTGCCTTTCCCCTGGACAGCAGGACCTGGATGTGGAGAGGAATCCTGCTCCAAACGTCAGAAGGAACCGGGTCTGGAGGCCGTACCCCTTTCGCTCCCGGGTCCGTCTGGGGAGGTTTCATCATCCCCACCATCCTGGACACGTGTCTCCTATGCGCCATGTCGGTCTCAGCCACCACCACGTCCACCACCACCACGGTCGTCACCATGCTCACCGAGGCCATCACTGA
- the SPAAR gene encoding small regulatory polypeptide of amino acid response: METAVIGVVAVLLVITVAIACVLCYFSCDSRAQEPQGGPGRSFTVATFQQKASIFSGSSSTAQPRPSARDFWTFM, translated from the coding sequence ATGGAGACAGCGGTGATCGGCGTGGTAGCGGTGCTGCTGGTGATCACGGTGGCCATCGCCTGCGTCCTCTGTTACTTCAGCTGTGACTCGAGGGCCCAGGAGCCCCAAGGGGGCCCAGGACGCAGCTTCACCGTGGCCACCTTCCAGCAGAAGGCATCTATCTTCAGCGGGTCCAGCAGCACGGCCCAGCCGCGGCCCAGTGCCCGGGACTTCTGGACCTTCATGTGA